Proteins found in one Cellulomonas palmilytica genomic segment:
- a CDS encoding NADP-dependent isocitrate dehydrogenase: MAKIKVVGPVVELDGDEMTRIIWQFIKDRLIHPYLDIDLRYYDLSIENRDATDDQVTIDAAHAIKEHGVGVKCATITPDEARVEEFGLKKMWLSPNGTIRNILGGVVFREPIIISNIPRLVPGWNKPIIIGRHAHGDQYKATNFKVPGAGTLTLTFEPADGSEPIKQQVVTYPEAGGVAMGMYNFNESIRDFARASFAYGLQRGYPVYLSTKNTILKAYDGAFKDIFQEVFDTEFKEQFDAAGLTYEHRLIDDMVAAAMKWEGGYVWACKNYDGDVQSDTVAQGFGSLGLMTSVLMTPDGKTVEAEAAHGTVTRHYRQHQAGKPTSTNPIASIFAWTGGLKHRGKLDGTPEVTRFAETLEDVVIATVESGKMTKDLALLIGPEQPWLTTEEFLAALDENLAARLG, encoded by the coding sequence ATGGCGAAGATCAAGGTCGTCGGCCCGGTCGTCGAGCTCGACGGCGACGAGATGACGCGCATCATCTGGCAGTTCATCAAGGACCGCCTGATCCACCCGTACCTCGACATCGACCTGCGGTACTACGACCTGTCGATCGAGAACCGCGACGCGACCGACGACCAGGTGACGATCGACGCGGCCCACGCGATCAAGGAGCACGGCGTCGGCGTCAAGTGCGCCACGATCACGCCGGACGAGGCGCGCGTGGAGGAGTTCGGCCTCAAGAAGATGTGGCTGTCGCCGAACGGCACGATCCGCAACATCCTGGGCGGCGTCGTGTTCCGCGAGCCGATCATCATCAGCAACATCCCGCGCCTCGTGCCGGGCTGGAACAAGCCGATCATCATCGGCCGTCACGCGCACGGCGACCAGTACAAGGCGACCAACTTCAAGGTCCCGGGTGCGGGCACGCTCACCCTGACGTTCGAGCCGGCGGACGGCTCGGAGCCCATCAAGCAGCAGGTCGTGACGTACCCGGAGGCGGGCGGCGTCGCGATGGGCATGTACAACTTCAACGAGTCGATCCGCGACTTCGCGCGCGCCTCGTTCGCGTACGGCCTGCAGCGCGGCTACCCGGTGTACCTCTCGACGAAGAACACGATCCTCAAGGCGTACGACGGTGCGTTCAAGGACATCTTCCAGGAGGTGTTCGACACCGAGTTCAAGGAGCAGTTCGACGCCGCGGGCCTGACGTACGAGCACCGTCTGATCGACGACATGGTCGCCGCCGCGATGAAGTGGGAGGGCGGCTACGTCTGGGCGTGCAAGAACTACGACGGTGACGTGCAGTCCGACACGGTCGCGCAGGGTTTCGGCTCGCTGGGTCTGATGACGTCGGTCCTCATGACGCCCGACGGCAAGACCGTCGAGGCCGAGGCGGCGCACGGCACGGTGACGCGTCACTACCGCCAGCACCAGGCGGGCAAGCCGACGTCGACGAACCCGATCGCCTCGATCTTCGCGTGGACGGGCGGCCTCAAGCACCGCGGCAAGCTCGACGGCACCCCCGAGGTCACGCGCTTCGCCGAGACGCTCGAGGACGTCGTCATCGCGACCGTCGAGAGCGGCAAGATGACGAAGGACCTCGCGCTGCTCATCGGCCCGGAGCAGCCGTGGCTGACGACCGAGGAGTTCCTCGCGGCCCTCGACGAGAACCTGGCGGCGCGCCTGGGCTGA